Proteins encoded in a region of the Pirellulaceae bacterium genome:
- a CDS encoding lamin tail domain-containing protein: MNRQRWNFGGLTNRSRGQRAVHHALRNSIVEQLEARHLLAGDLSISEFQAINSTTVADEDGDFEDWIEIRNAGVESANLDGWYLTDDDTELDKWEFPAVSVDASAQIIVFASNKDRTDPNSQLHTNFKLAGNGEYLALVKPDGTVAQDFGEQYRPQFEDQSFGLAIGSETVELLDGSEAVRATVPLDNGLGDEWIQPAFNDEGWFQGNQGIGYEIARPGFELQDDFDGVLDPAWNANIPAEGTSTVELVDGKLRLDVPASQDTSWEARDLAPLVTRELPGDSPGDWEVVTRVSQRASDRGVAGIGVVDATTGKLQIQFEYSSRLSFRLIAGGDSQGSRVSVNRTDYYLRLVRDGKTQTWSAFYKLDAADDWNLVATAMDGVDNTPVVDQPLFAFYGRTPRSAIRADFDYAQFIVPDQQPVYGPEIGLNLGNEMFNNNASAYLRIPFEVEGDPSRFDELALTARYDDGFRAFLNGVLITEQNVPIESTWNSSATSVFGAVNGRIPSVQINVSAFIDALKPSENLLAVQAMNVNSLDRDFFFDALLSGAEVLEETPQFFIVPTPGEPNDLAAAPSPVLIAEQGVFFGSQTIELQLEEPNPALEIFYTLNGTDPTTNSTRYVGPIVLTESAMLQAKSFDTSANRSYDPSNPVSGTFFAASESLRGRDSDIPLVILDSLGQGLPGSGSTSLRPVNVIFYDVSKASGRSELDGLVEYLGRGGVRDRGSSTAGQPKPNMTFEVWGADGTTEDDDTDVSLAGMPAESDWVLHAPYNFDRALIRNPFFMGLSHEIDVWASHTRFVEVYFNRNNGVVEERDYAGTYVLMEKVTRGPDRVDITAISPADNDPNSEEISGGYIWKVDRADPGEPTFSAGGQGINWVEPKSPRGRADEDQKATAEQEDWVQDYINAFRDTLRNPNINDPDGYSKYINVDSWIDQHLINVLTFNVDAFRLSAYFHKDRGKPMEYGPLWDCDRCMESTDNRDDDPTVWTNSSGTNFFSYTWFRELFQDPGFWQAYIDRWQQLRKDEYSNDNIDTMIDRLADDVRESAARNIERWSSASRYRSNSAYPSGKLDRTFQGEIEHLRAWLHARAEFMDHNFVQPVSVRVDGEELGQEKGVIIEAGSEVQLIGPSVVSFDNPALILGEPGEAVSTYFVPVNDELGTNWSASDFDDSQWQSGPLGIGFDTGDDFLELIRTTVRPSETHPDATTILNRLEFNIDDVDALADNGLALRMKYDDGFVAYLNGEEIVRINLRDSDLAWDSRARSHRDSEAVLFENFDISEFKHLLVNGTNVLGLRIINSSKTSGDMLMLPELRSTSFGENPNAALYYTTDGTDPRGADGNPSESAIKLPIGQTVTINANTRILTRNFDDISDRGEESRIVRTAWSGPKQYDFVVTSSELVISELNYNPSAASDDEQQAGFGRDDFEFVEILNVGSQPADLTGVELTDGVEFDFLNSAIKTLASGERLLVVSNPAAFAMRYGNELPIAGAFSGSLDNNGEDIDIVEGTGDVIFSVNYADSDPWPVRSDGFGATLELISPESVSSEKQSKWYQWRGSTDVDGSPGRAGSGSLGVVINEVLARTENPVNLPDSIELHNTTGTPLDISGWGLSDSADNFLKFNFPAGTTIPARGYYVLDESAFNPDNPPQGSEDFGLNGRTGDSVWLVTGKGDFVDDVHFRGTLNGESLGRFPNGSGRLSPLKRTSLGLPNTDPRVGPIVVTELQYNPILSDAALAMDPNLDASDLEFIEIHNPTAAVVDLTEWRVRGGVDFDFPEADTLAAGETVVLLKFDPADPENINQVNAFRAHYGIDDNVRLLGGYRGLLSNADDRVLLLRPDGTDPDDPTEILRVQEDEVLYDDLAPWPKSADGTGHSLQRKSVDAFGNLGPSWNATIPSPGSPDSTIVGDFNLDGLVNELDINLLFEQMRSTNPNPSYDLTGDGLVNANDRQEMIENILSSNYGDANLDRVFNSSDLVIVFQAGEYDDPLPLNSQWETGDWNGDGDFDSSDLVLAFQSGAYQTAAIKVSHLQRIRAAFAEDHAEQDDRSAGTELLGLADHPLDRAVEIDLIEESLQSLFEDKEREDEKRIEQITDSLLEQPLE; encoded by the coding sequence ATGAATCGTCAGAGATGGAATTTCGGTGGCTTAACGAATCGGAGCCGTGGCCAACGTGCTGTTCACCATGCATTGCGAAACAGCATCGTCGAGCAGCTAGAAGCACGACACCTGCTAGCCGGCGATCTTTCGATTTCTGAATTTCAGGCGATTAATTCGACAACAGTGGCAGACGAAGACGGTGACTTCGAAGACTGGATTGAAATCCGGAATGCCGGTGTCGAATCAGCAAACCTTGACGGTTGGTACTTGACGGATGACGATACGGAACTCGACAAGTGGGAGTTTCCCGCCGTATCGGTTGACGCGAGTGCACAAATTATTGTGTTCGCATCCAACAAAGATCGCACTGACCCTAACAGCCAGTTGCATACCAACTTTAAGTTGGCTGGTAACGGTGAGTACTTGGCCCTCGTCAAACCGGATGGTACCGTCGCCCAAGACTTTGGTGAACAATACCGACCCCAATTCGAAGATCAGTCATTCGGCTTGGCGATCGGTAGTGAAACGGTCGAGTTGCTTGACGGCTCCGAAGCAGTTCGCGCCACGGTGCCGCTTGACAATGGACTTGGCGACGAATGGATTCAACCCGCCTTCAACGATGAAGGCTGGTTCCAAGGCAATCAAGGAATCGGCTACGAAATCGCCCGACCTGGCTTCGAACTGCAAGACGACTTCGATGGAGTTCTTGATCCGGCTTGGAACGCTAACATTCCGGCTGAGGGCACCAGCACGGTGGAGTTGGTGGATGGAAAGTTACGCCTCGATGTCCCCGCCTCCCAAGACACCAGCTGGGAAGCTCGAGACTTGGCGCCCTTGGTCACACGCGAATTGCCCGGAGACAGCCCGGGAGACTGGGAAGTCGTCACCCGTGTGTCCCAACGCGCCTCGGATCGTGGTGTTGCGGGTATCGGTGTGGTCGACGCAACCACCGGGAAACTGCAGATTCAATTCGAATACTCATCTCGCTTGAGCTTTCGGCTGATCGCTGGAGGAGACTCGCAAGGTTCTCGGGTAAGCGTCAATCGCACAGACTACTATTTACGATTGGTACGCGACGGCAAGACCCAAACTTGGTCCGCGTTTTACAAGTTGGATGCGGCCGACGATTGGAATCTTGTCGCAACAGCAATGGACGGGGTGGATAACACGCCAGTGGTTGACCAACCTCTATTCGCATTTTACGGCCGAACACCTCGCAGCGCGATTCGAGCGGACTTTGACTATGCTCAATTCATTGTGCCAGACCAACAGCCTGTGTACGGCCCAGAAATTGGCTTGAATCTCGGCAATGAGATGTTCAACAACAACGCGTCTGCCTATCTGCGAATTCCCTTTGAAGTCGAAGGTGACCCGTCGCGATTTGATGAACTGGCTCTGACGGCTCGATACGACGACGGCTTTCGTGCATTTCTCAATGGTGTTTTAATCACCGAACAAAATGTCCCGATCGAATCCACCTGGAACTCGTCCGCAACCAGCGTCTTTGGTGCCGTGAATGGTCGAATCCCCTCCGTTCAGATCAATGTGAGCGCCTTTATCGATGCACTGAAACCCTCGGAGAACCTGTTGGCCGTGCAGGCGATGAATGTCAACTCACTCGACAGAGACTTTTTCTTTGATGCACTGTTATCAGGTGCCGAAGTTCTCGAAGAAACACCCCAGTTCTTTATCGTTCCCACGCCAGGCGAGCCCAACGATTTGGCAGCCGCGCCCTCGCCCGTGTTGATCGCTGAACAGGGTGTCTTTTTTGGGAGTCAGACAATCGAATTGCAACTCGAGGAACCCAATCCTGCTCTGGAAATCTTCTACACCCTGAATGGTACCGATCCAACGACAAACTCCACCCGCTACGTCGGGCCGATCGTTCTGACCGAAAGCGCGATGCTTCAGGCGAAAAGCTTCGACACATCCGCTAATCGGTCCTACGATCCAAGTAATCCAGTTTCCGGAACCTTCTTTGCTGCCTCCGAGTCGCTCCGAGGCCGTGATTCAGATATTCCACTCGTCATTCTTGATTCACTCGGTCAGGGACTGCCTGGATCGGGATCAACCTCTTTGCGTCCCGTGAATGTCATCTTTTACGATGTGAGCAAAGCCTCAGGCCGATCTGAGCTTGATGGCCTGGTGGAATACTTGGGCCGTGGTGGAGTTCGCGATCGTGGCTCAAGTACAGCCGGTCAGCCGAAACCCAACATGACGTTTGAGGTTTGGGGAGCAGACGGGACCACCGAAGATGACGACACAGATGTGTCGCTCGCCGGCATGCCCGCCGAGAGCGACTGGGTCCTGCACGCCCCTTACAATTTCGATCGAGCCCTGATTCGAAATCCGTTCTTCATGGGCTTGAGCCACGAAATTGACGTCTGGGCCTCCCATACGCGTTTCGTCGAAGTCTACTTCAATCGCAACAATGGGGTCGTTGAAGAACGAGATTATGCAGGCACCTACGTTTTGATGGAAAAAGTCACTCGTGGGCCCGACCGAGTAGATATCACGGCCATTTCCCCAGCGGATAACGATCCCAACAGCGAAGAGATATCGGGAGGCTACATTTGGAAAGTCGATCGAGCCGATCCGGGTGAGCCAACCTTCTCCGCCGGCGGCCAGGGAATCAATTGGGTGGAACCCAAAAGCCCCCGAGGGCGAGCTGATGAAGATCAAAAGGCGACTGCCGAACAAGAAGATTGGGTGCAGGACTACATCAACGCTTTTCGGGATACGCTACGTAACCCGAACATTAATGATCCAGATGGGTATTCAAAATATATCAACGTTGATTCCTGGATTGATCAACACCTAATCAATGTCCTGACCTTCAATGTGGATGCCTTTCGTCTAAGCGCCTACTTCCACAAAGATCGTGGCAAGCCAATGGAATACGGCCCGCTTTGGGACTGCGACCGTTGTATGGAATCCACCGACAATCGCGACGATGATCCAACCGTCTGGACCAATTCCAGCGGCACCAATTTCTTCAGCTACACCTGGTTCCGAGAACTGTTTCAAGATCCCGGCTTTTGGCAGGCCTACATCGACCGATGGCAACAACTGCGAAAGGATGAATACAGCAATGACAATATCGATACCATGATCGATCGTCTTGCCGATGACGTTCGTGAATCTGCCGCGCGAAACATCGAGCGTTGGTCGAGCGCGAGTCGCTATCGATCAAACAGTGCCTATCCCTCAGGCAAACTCGACCGAACATTCCAGGGCGAAATCGAGCATCTACGTGCCTGGTTACACGCACGAGCTGAATTCATGGACCACAATTTCGTGCAACCGGTGAGTGTCCGGGTAGATGGCGAGGAACTTGGTCAGGAAAAAGGAGTGATCATTGAGGCTGGCAGCGAAGTCCAACTTATCGGTCCCTCGGTCGTCTCCTTTGACAATCCGGCCTTGATTCTTGGTGAGCCGGGTGAAGCGGTATCCACCTATTTTGTACCCGTCAACGACGAATTGGGGACAAATTGGTCCGCAAGCGATTTCGACGACAGCCAATGGCAGTCCGGTCCTCTGGGCATCGGATTTGACACCGGGGATGACTTCCTCGAATTGATTCGCACAACCGTCAGACCCTCGGAAACCCACCCGGATGCGACGACGATCCTGAATCGATTGGAATTCAACATTGATGACGTCGACGCCTTGGCCGACAACGGCTTGGCATTGCGAATGAAGTACGATGACGGTTTCGTCGCTTACTTGAATGGCGAGGAAATCGTGCGTATTAATCTTCGCGATAGCGACTTGGCTTGGGATTCACGCGCCCGTTCTCATCGAGATAGCGAAGCGGTCCTTTTTGAAAACTTCGACATTAGTGAATTCAAACACCTGCTAGTGAATGGCACGAACGTCCTCGGACTCCGTATCATTAATTCGAGCAAGACAAGCGGCGATATGTTGATGTTGCCCGAATTACGATCCACCTCTTTTGGTGAAAACCCCAATGCGGCTCTCTATTACACGACCGATGGAACCGACCCTCGTGGGGCCGACGGTAATCCAAGCGAATCGGCCATCAAATTGCCCATCGGTCAGACGGTAACGATCAATGCAAACACGCGAATCTTGACCAGAAACTTCGATGACATCTCTGATCGAGGGGAAGAATCGAGAATCGTGCGTACCGCTTGGAGTGGTCCCAAACAATACGACTTTGTCGTGACTTCATCGGAACTCGTAATATCGGAATTGAACTACAATCCGAGTGCCGCTTCGGATGATGAACAACAGGCTGGATTTGGCCGAGATGATTTTGAGTTCGTCGAAATCCTGAATGTGGGCTCGCAACCAGCCGATCTCACAGGTGTTGAATTGACCGATGGCGTGGAATTCGATTTCCTCAACAGCGCCATTAAAACGCTTGCCAGTGGCGAACGACTCCTGGTCGTCAGCAATCCGGCAGCCTTCGCAATGCGATACGGGAATGAGTTGCCGATTGCGGGTGCCTTCTCGGGGTCTCTCGATAATAACGGGGAAGACATCGACATCGTCGAAGGAACGGGTGACGTCATCTTCTCCGTGAATTATGCCGACAGCGATCCCTGGCCCGTGCGGTCCGATGGCTTTGGTGCAACTTTGGAATTGATCAGTCCCGAGAGCGTTAGCTCGGAAAAACAAAGTAAATGGTACCAGTGGCGTGGAAGTACCGACGTCGACGGGTCACCCGGTCGTGCCGGCTCCGGATCACTCGGTGTCGTCATCAATGAAGTGCTCGCTCGCACTGAAAACCCGGTCAACTTGCCCGATTCAATCGAATTGCACAACACGACTGGAACCCCCTTGGATATCAGCGGATGGGGTCTGAGCGATTCCGCCGATAACTTCTTAAAATTCAATTTCCCCGCAGGAACCACCATTCCGGCGCGAGGCTATTACGTGCTGGATGAATCGGCCTTCAATCCAGACAATCCACCGCAAGGCTCCGAAGACTTTGGCTTGAATGGACGGACGGGCGACAGTGTCTGGTTGGTAACCGGCAAGGGAGATTTTGTCGACGACGTCCATTTCCGTGGAACCCTCAACGGTGAATCTCTGGGACGCTTCCCCAACGGTTCCGGCAGACTTTCACCCCTCAAGCGAACGTCGTTAGGACTTCCGAACACCGATCCTCGCGTCGGTCCTATTGTGGTGACAGAACTTCAATACAACCCAATACTTTCCGATGCGGCCCTGGCGATGGATCCAAATCTTGATGCAAGTGATTTGGAATTCATTGAAATTCACAACCCGACCGCAGCTGTCGTCGACTTAACGGAATGGCGAGTGCGAGGCGGCGTCGATTTTGATTTCCCCGAGGCCGACACTCTGGCCGCTGGCGAAACAGTCGTGCTACTTAAGTTCGATCCCGCCGACCCAGAAAACATCAATCAAGTCAATGCCTTCCGTGCTCACTATGGCATTGATGACAATGTGCGACTGTTGGGTGGGTATCGAGGTCTGCTCAGCAACGCTGACGACCGAGTCTTGCTCTTGCGGCCAGATGGGACTGACCCTGATGATCCAACCGAAATCCTTCGCGTCCAAGAGGATGAAGTCCTCTACGACGATTTGGCACCTTGGCCTAAGAGCGCTGATGGAACTGGACATTCGTTACAACGCAAGTCCGTTGACGCCTTTGGGAATTTGGGGCCGTCTTGGAATGCCACCATTCCGTCGCCCGGATCTCCCGATTCAACGATCGTCGGTGATTTCAACCTCGACGGTCTCGTGAATGAACTCGATATCAATTTGCTCTTCGAGCAAATGCGATCCACCAACCCAAATCCCAGCTACGACCTGACCGGCGATGGTCTCGTCAACGCAAATGATCGCCAGGAAATGATCGAGAATATTCTGTCATCAAATTACGGAGACGCCAATCTCGATCGCGTATTTAATTCCAGCGATCTCGTGATCGTCTTCCAGGCGGGAGAATATGACGATCCCCTCCCGCTGAATTCTCAGTGGGAAACAGGCGACTGGAATGGCGATGGTGATTTCGATTCAAGTGACCTCGTGCTCGCCTTCCAGTCAGGTGCCTATCAGACCGCCGCGATCAAAGTGAGTCACTTGCAGCGAATCCGTGCGGCCTTTGCGGAAGATCATGCGGAACAGGATGATCGATCGGCTGGGACCGAACTCCTCGGTCTTGCCGACCATCCGCTAGATCGGGCTGTCGAAATCGACCTCATCGAAGAAAGTTTGCAATCATTATTTGAAGACAAAGAACGGGAAGATGAAAAGAGGATTGAACAAATCACCGATTCACTGCTTGAGCAACCGCTGGAGTAG